The proteins below are encoded in one region of Campylobacter rectus:
- the pheA gene encoding prephenate dehydratase gives MQNINDLRNEIDRIDDEVLKRLNERMNFVRKIGELKQTSGSSIYRPERERAILNRLEEQDSAFLNKAAIEAIYLEIFAVSRNLEMPEKVAYLGPEGTYTHQAAESRFGAMSAYLPLASIEAVFTKLKHKEAKYGVVPIENNTEGAVGATLDCLGRFDSVKVVAEIYMDIHHIFASNCENLGDIRRIYSHPQGYNQCRKFLDDHMLSPVEFIPAKSTAQAAQLASSEPNSAAICSKIAAKLYGVPILFETIEDNAANRTRFFILSDFKNERAQKNKTSILAKTEHRPGGLVELLLAFRDEGINITKLESRPIKQREFKANFYIDFEGHIDDDNVQKAIQKAISYGHEIAWLGSYVAWEE, from the coding sequence ATGCAAAACATAAACGACCTTAGAAACGAGATAGATAGGATCGACGACGAGGTGCTAAAGCGCCTAAACGAGCGCATGAATTTCGTGCGAAAGATCGGCGAGCTAAAGCAAACCAGCGGTAGCTCGATCTATCGTCCCGAGCGCGAAAGAGCGATCCTAAACCGCCTCGAGGAGCAAGACTCCGCGTTTTTAAACAAGGCCGCGATCGAGGCGATTTATCTTGAGATTTTCGCCGTCAGCAGAAACCTCGAGATGCCCGAAAAAGTCGCCTATCTAGGGCCTGAGGGCACCTACACGCACCAAGCCGCCGAGAGTCGTTTCGGCGCGATGAGCGCGTATTTGCCGTTAGCTAGCATCGAGGCGGTTTTTACTAAACTAAAGCACAAAGAGGCCAAATACGGCGTCGTGCCGATAGAAAACAATACCGAAGGCGCGGTGGGCGCGACGTTAGACTGTCTCGGGCGGTTTGATAGCGTCAAGGTCGTAGCCGAAATTTATATGGATATCCATCATATTTTTGCGAGCAACTGCGAAAATTTAGGCGACATCAGGCGCATCTACTCGCACCCGCAAGGCTACAATCAGTGCCGCAAATTTTTAGACGATCATATGCTCTCGCCCGTCGAGTTTATCCCGGCAAAATCAACCGCGCAGGCCGCGCAGCTAGCTAGTAGCGAGCCAAACTCGGCCGCCATCTGCTCTAAGATCGCAGCCAAGCTTTATGGCGTGCCGATCTTGTTTGAGACGATCGAGGATAACGCCGCAAACCGCACGAGATTTTTTATCTTAAGCGATTTTAAAAACGAGCGCGCGCAAAAAAACAAAACATCAATCCTGGCAAAGACCGAGCATCGTCCCGGCGGGCTTGTGGAGCTGCTACTAGCCTTTAGAGACGAAGGCATAAATATAACCAAGCTAGAGAGTCGCCCGATCAAACAGCGCGAATTTAAGGCGAATTTTTATATAGATTTCGAGGGGCACATCGACGACGATAACGTCCAAAAAGCGATACAAAAAGCGATAAGCTACGGTCACGAGATCGCGTGGCTGGGAAGTTACGTCGCGTGGGAGGAGTGA
- the lysA gene encoding diaminopimelate decarboxylase yields MDFTNLAQKYGTPLYIYDFDYMAHRYEALKNAFHARKSLVCYAVKANSNLSVLKFLAGLGAGFDCVSVGEVRRALLAGAKSYQIILSGVGKRDDELKFALENEILMINLESEAEMNRLESIAKQLDKPARISIRVNPDIDAKTHPYISTGLNENKFGVDPQTAKKMYLHAKNSPYLEPVGIHSHIGSQLTDVWPLIEAAKTVANLTRELKAVQIDIKFFDVGGGLGIIYGDESEPDLYEYAQGILANLSGLDVTVVCEPGRFIAGNAGYFLTSVLYEKFNKDKRFVIVDGAMNDLIRPSLYQARHKIFALSGGEIFDECKKEQLKELKFSPCDVVGPICESGDFLAKDRNLPPLNPGDLVVIKSAGAYGFAMSSNYNTRGRVAEVAVKGGEDFLIRRRESFEDIVALECEFLG; encoded by the coding sequence ATGGATTTTACGAATTTGGCGCAAAAATACGGTACCCCTCTTTACATTTACGATTTTGATTATATGGCGCACCGCTACGAAGCGCTAAAAAACGCGTTTCACGCTAGAAAATCTCTCGTGTGCTACGCCGTTAAAGCAAACTCAAATTTAAGCGTTTTGAAATTTTTAGCGGGGCTTGGAGCAGGATTTGACTGCGTGAGCGTGGGCGAGGTTAGGCGCGCGCTGTTAGCCGGAGCTAAAAGCTATCAGATCATCCTAAGCGGCGTGGGCAAGCGCGACGACGAGCTCAAATTCGCGCTGGAAAATGAAATCTTGATGATAAATTTAGAAAGCGAAGCCGAGATGAACCGTCTGGAATCGATCGCAAAGCAGCTAGACAAGCCCGCTCGCATCAGCATCCGCGTAAATCCCGACATCGACGCTAAAACGCATCCATATATCTCGACCGGACTAAACGAAAATAAATTCGGCGTAGATCCGCAAACGGCAAAAAAAATGTATCTGCACGCTAAAAACTCGCCGTATCTCGAGCCCGTCGGCATCCACAGCCACATCGGCTCGCAGCTGACGGACGTTTGGCCTCTTATCGAGGCTGCAAAAACGGTCGCAAATTTGACTCGCGAGCTAAAAGCGGTGCAAATCGATATCAAATTTTTCGATGTCGGCGGCGGGCTGGGCATCATTTACGGCGATGAGAGCGAGCCTGATCTCTACGAATACGCGCAGGGCATTTTGGCAAATTTAAGCGGTCTGGACGTGACGGTAGTTTGCGAGCCCGGACGCTTTATCGCGGGCAATGCGGGATATTTTCTAACTAGCGTGCTTTACGAGAAATTTAACAAAGACAAGCGCTTTGTCATCGTGGACGGCGCGATGAACGACCTAATACGTCCGAGCCTCTATCAGGCTAGGCATAAAATTTTCGCTCTTAGCGGCGGCGAAATCTTTGACGAATGCAAAAAAGAGCAGCTTAAAGAGCTAAAATTTAGCCCTTGCGACGTGGTCGGTCCGATCTGCGAGAGCGGAGATTTTTTAGCCAAGGATAGAAATTTACCGCCGTTAAACCCCGGCGATCTTGTAGTCATCAAATCAGCTGGCGCATACGGCTTTGCGATGAGTAGCAACTACAACACTCGCGGGCGCGTCGCGGAGGTCGCCGTAAAGGGCGGCGAGGACTTTTTGATAAGGCGCCGCGAGAGCTTCGAGGACATAGTGGCGCTGGAGTGCGAATTTCTGGGCTAG
- a CDS encoding LptF/LptG family permease → MNLYARYVGWLYFKYFVILFVALTLFYVGIDILTNLKSMPASANLKLLYFGLTSLTAVNYVLPLSLIFALIASEFSMIRSNELVSFYALGIDKNRLIKPPFYIALTITFVYVGLNFTPFAYAYEYGRNIVKLSNLSRTSSDIFLKFEGKFVYMDSLNPISGEAKDVRIFDINGSNLRSATFGLSARFVDDLWLVKQAKIVNLPQNIKLGEKGLDIKRLGELKTLENFKPKTIENAAAESSAITISDAVDYIQAFKNEGIGLNSVKTTLYNLAFSPFFAPFMVLIIYYFLPVTGRFFNLALKSFIFTIASLCVWGALFVMMRFARNGVISPEIGVLLPVILLGTYAFYLHFKAR, encoded by the coding sequence ATGAACCTTTACGCGCGTTACGTCGGCTGGCTTTATTTTAAATATTTCGTGATTTTATTCGTCGCTCTCACGCTTTTTTACGTAGGTATCGACATCCTCACGAACCTCAAAAGCATGCCGGCAAGCGCAAATTTAAAGCTGCTATATTTCGGGCTTACTTCGCTTACGGCTGTTAATTACGTCCTGCCGCTTTCGCTTATTTTTGCGCTTATCGCGAGCGAATTTAGTATGATTCGCAGTAACGAACTGGTGAGCTTTTACGCGCTTGGTATCGATAAAAATCGCTTGATAAAGCCGCCTTTTTATATCGCGCTTACCATCACGTTCGTTTACGTCGGACTAAATTTTACGCCTTTTGCCTACGCCTACGAGTACGGGCGAAACATCGTCAAACTCTCGAATTTATCGCGCACGAGCTCTGATATTTTCTTAAAATTCGAAGGCAAATTTGTCTATATGGACAGTCTAAATCCCATTAGCGGCGAGGCTAAAGACGTGCGGATATTTGACATAAACGGCAGCAATTTGCGTAGCGCGACTTTTGGGCTTAGCGCGAGATTTGTGGATGACCTTTGGTTGGTCAAGCAGGCTAAAATCGTAAATTTGCCCCAAAATATCAAGCTTGGCGAAAAAGGACTGGATATCAAACGACTTGGCGAGCTGAAAACGCTTGAAAATTTCAAGCCGAAAACCATCGAAAATGCCGCGGCCGAGAGCTCGGCGATCACGATATCCGATGCTGTGGATTACATTCAGGCTTTCAAAAACGAGGGTATCGGGCTAAATTCGGTCAAAACCACGCTTTATAACCTGGCTTTCTCGCCGTTTTTCGCACCGTTTATGGTGCTCATCATTTACTATTTTTTGCCGGTTACCGGACGATTTTTTAACCTCGCTTTAAAAAGCTTCATCTTCACGATCGCTTCGCTTTGCGTCTGGGGCGCGCTTTTTGTGATGATGAGGTTTGCTAGAAACGGTGTCATCTCGCCCGAGATCGGCGTCTTGCTCCCCGTCATTTTACTCGGCACATACGCTTTTTATCTTCATTTTAAGGCTCGTTAA